A window of Acinetobacter radioresistens DSM 6976 = NBRC 102413 = CIP 103788 genomic DNA:
GACATAGCACTACTGAATACATTGAAAACCACACAGGAACGAAGCTAGAACGCCCACAGCTTAATAAGTTGCTAGATGAATCAAAGGACGGCGATATATTACTTGTTGAGAGCGTTGATAGACTTAGCCGATTAACTCAAGACGACTTCAGCACGTTAAAGCAGCGTATTAAAGATAAAGGCCTAAGATTGATTGTTCAGGATCTACCGACTACCCATGCTTTGATAAATGCAACAGATGACATTACAAGCGCGGTTTTAAGCGTTGTAAACAATATGCTGATTGATCTACTGGCCACAATGGCGCGCCTAGACAATGAGAAACGCAAGGAACGTATTAAGCAAGGCTTAGAGAGATCAGGATATGTACCAACAGGAAAAAAAGCCAACACGGAGAAGCATAAGCGTATTTTAGAGCTGGCAGCACAAGGTAACATGACAAAAGAAGAAATACGCAAAGCGGTTGGCGTGGGCGTTGCTACTGTTTATCGAGTATTAAAAACAGGCTGATGCTTATCACTTCAGGAACGCTTTAAGCCCTCGATCTAGCCGATCAAACAAGCCACGTTTTT
This region includes:
- a CDS encoding recombinase family protein produces the protein MNTRIYVRASTKEQDAERALDSLRAFAVGLGHSTTEYIENHTGTKLERPQLNKLLDESKDGDILLVESVDRLSRLTQDDFSTLKQRIKDKGLRLIVQDLPTTHALINATDDITSAVLSVVNNMLIDLLATMARLDNEKRKERIKQGLERSGYVPTGKKANTEKHKRILELAAQGNMTKEEIRKAVGVGVATVYRVLKTG